The following proteins come from a genomic window of Pseudomonas putida:
- the dxs gene encoding 1-deoxy-D-xylulose-5-phosphate synthase, translating to MPTTFQEIPRERPVTPLLDRADTPAGLRRLAEADLEHLADELRQELLYTVGQTGGHFGAGLGVIELTIALHYVFDTPDDRLVWDVGHQAYPHKILTGRRNRMLSLRQKDGIAAFPRRSESEYDTFGVGHSSTSISAALGMAIAARLQNSARKSIAVIGDGALTAGMAFEALNHAQEVNADMLVILNDNDMSISRNVGGLSNYLAKILSSRTYASMREGSKKVLSRLPGAWEIARRTEEYAKGMLVPGTLFEELGWNYIGPIDGHDLPTMIATLRNMRDLKGPQFLHVVTKKGKGFAPAEIDPIGYHAITKLEPADKPAAPKKASGPKYSAVFGQWLCDMAAADNRLVGITPAMKEGSDLVAFSERYPERYFDVAIAEQHAVTLAAGMACEGSKPVVAIYSTFLQRAYDQLIHDVAVQNLDVLFAIDRAGLVGEDGPTHAGSYDLSYLRCIPGMLVMTPSDENELRKMLSTGHLYNGPAAVRYPRGTGPNAPISGDLEPLEIGKGVIRRQGEKVALLVFGVQLAEALQVAEQINATVVDMRFVKPLDEALVLELAGSHALLVTLEENAIMGGAGAAVGEFLASQAVIKPLLHLGLPDIYVEHAKPAQMLAECGLDAAGIEASVKARMAKLGL from the coding sequence ATGCCCACGACGTTTCAAGAGATCCCCCGCGAACGCCCGGTCACGCCGTTGCTCGACCGCGCTGACACGCCTGCCGGCCTGCGCCGGCTGGCCGAAGCCGACCTTGAGCACCTGGCCGACGAGCTGCGCCAGGAGCTGCTCTACACCGTGGGTCAGACCGGTGGGCATTTTGGCGCCGGTCTGGGCGTGATCGAACTGACGATCGCCCTGCACTACGTCTTCGACACCCCGGACGACCGGCTGGTGTGGGACGTCGGCCATCAAGCCTACCCGCACAAGATCCTCACCGGCCGGCGCAACCGCATGCTGAGCCTGCGCCAGAAGGACGGGATCGCCGCCTTCCCGCGCCGCAGCGAGAGTGAGTACGACACCTTTGGCGTCGGCCATTCCAGCACCTCGATCAGCGCCGCACTGGGAATGGCCATTGCCGCCCGCCTGCAGAACAGCGCGCGCAAGTCGATTGCAGTGATCGGTGACGGTGCCCTGACAGCCGGTATGGCGTTCGAGGCGTTGAACCATGCCCAGGAAGTCAACGCCGACATGCTGGTCATTCTCAACGACAATGACATGTCGATCTCGCGTAACGTTGGCGGGCTGTCCAATTATCTGGCCAAGATTCTTTCAAGCCGCACCTACGCAAGCATGCGCGAGGGCAGCAAGAAGGTGCTGTCGCGCCTGCCAGGTGCCTGGGAGATTGCCCGTCGCACCGAGGAATACGCCAAAGGCATGTTGGTGCCCGGCACCCTGTTCGAAGAGCTGGGCTGGAACTACATCGGCCCGATCGATGGCCACGACCTGCCTACCATGATCGCCACCCTGCGCAACATGCGTGACCTCAAAGGCCCGCAGTTCCTGCACGTGGTGACCAAGAAGGGCAAAGGCTTCGCTCCGGCCGAGATCGACCCGATCGGCTACCACGCCATCACCAAGCTCGAGCCTGCCGACAAGCCGGCCGCGCCGAAGAAGGCCAGCGGGCCGAAGTACTCTGCGGTATTCGGCCAATGGCTGTGCGACATGGCCGCTGCCGACAACCGCCTGGTGGGCATCACCCCGGCAATGAAGGAAGGCTCCGACCTGGTTGCCTTCAGTGAGCGTTACCCCGAGCGCTACTTCGATGTGGCCATCGCCGAGCAGCATGCCGTCACGCTGGCGGCGGGCATGGCCTGCGAAGGCAGCAAGCCGGTGGTCGCGATCTACTCGACCTTCCTGCAGCGCGCCTACGACCAGCTGATACACGACGTGGCGGTACAGAACCTCGACGTCCTGTTCGCCATTGACCGGGCAGGTTTGGTCGGCGAAGACGGCCCGACCCACGCGGGCAGCTATGACCTGTCGTACCTGCGCTGCATCCCGGGCATGCTGGTGATGACGCCCAGCGACGAAAACGAACTGCGCAAGATGCTGAGCACCGGCCACCTGTACAACGGCCCGGCAGCGGTACGCTACCCACGCGGTACCGGCCCCAACGCGCCGATCAGTGGCGACCTGGAACCGCTGGAAATCGGCAAGGGCGTCATCCGTCGTCAGGGCGAAAAGGTCGCTTTGCTGGTGTTTGGCGTGCAGTTGGCTGAAGCCCTGCAGGTTGCCGAGCAAATCAACGCCACCGTGGTCGACATGCGTTTCGTCAAGCCGCTGGACGAGGCACTGGTGCTGGAACTGGCAGGCAGTCATGCGCTGCTGGTGACCCTCGAAGAGAACGCCATCATGGGCGGCGCGGGGGCTGCTGTGGGTGAGTTCCTGGCCAGCCAGGCGGTGATCAAGCCGCTGCTGCACCTGGGCCTGCCGGA
- the ispA gene encoding (2E,6E)-farnesyl diphosphate synthase, producing MIGAYQASSQARVDAALEPLFIAPTKELERLYAAMRYSVMNGGKRVRPLLAYAACQALGAPAEQANGAACAVELIHAYSLVHDDLPAMDDDDLRRGQPTTHKAFDEACAILAGDGLQSLAFSALLDPRLSPQPDAIRLAMVQALAKAAGPAGMVAGQAIDLGSVGVKLDQQALEFMHRHKTGALIEASVRLGALASGRAEQAQLDALQTYAQAIGLAFQVQDDILDVESDTATLGKRQGADIARDKPTYPALLGLEAAKAYAIELRDQALVALEGFGEDAEPLRALARYIVERRH from the coding sequence ATGATCGGCGCCTATCAAGCCAGCAGCCAGGCGCGCGTCGATGCGGCCCTTGAACCCCTGTTCATCGCGCCCACCAAGGAGCTTGAGCGGCTGTACGCCGCAATGCGCTACAGCGTGATGAACGGCGGCAAGCGCGTGCGCCCGCTGCTCGCCTATGCTGCTTGCCAAGCACTGGGCGCACCGGCCGAGCAGGCTAACGGCGCCGCCTGCGCGGTAGAGCTGATCCATGCTTATTCGCTGGTGCACGACGACCTGCCGGCCATGGACGATGACGACCTGCGCCGTGGCCAGCCGACCACCCATAAAGCCTTCGACGAAGCCTGTGCGATACTCGCCGGCGACGGCCTGCAGAGCCTGGCCTTCAGCGCCCTGCTCGACCCACGGCTGAGCCCGCAGCCCGACGCCATCCGCCTGGCCATGGTCCAGGCCCTGGCCAAGGCTGCAGGCCCTGCCGGCATGGTCGCAGGCCAGGCCATAGACCTTGGCTCGGTCGGCGTGAAGCTGGACCAGCAGGCCCTGGAGTTCATGCACCGGCACAAGACCGGCGCGCTGATCGAAGCCAGCGTGCGCCTTGGCGCCTTGGCCAGCGGCCGCGCCGAGCAGGCGCAGCTGGACGCCCTGCAGACTTATGCACAGGCCATTGGCTTGGCATTCCAGGTGCAGGACGACATCCTCGACGTGGAAAGCGACACCGCCACCCTCGGCAAGCGCCAGGGTGCCGACATCGCCCGTGACAAACCGACCTATCCGGCCCTGCTTGGCCTGGAAGCGGCCAAGGCCTATGCGATCGAACTGCGCGACCAGGCGCTGGTCGCACTTGAAGGGTTTGGTGAAGACGCAGAACCTCTGCGGGCGTTGGCGCGCTACATCGTCGAACGCCGCCATTAA
- a CDS encoding exodeoxyribonuclease VII small subunit, with product MARKKASIDFEQSLADLQALVERLENGELSLEDSLAAFEQGIALTRDCQGALAQAEQKVQILLERDGELAAQPFDAEPEA from the coding sequence ATGGCCCGCAAAAAAGCCTCCATCGATTTCGAGCAATCCCTCGCCGACCTGCAAGCGCTGGTCGAACGCCTGGAGAACGGCGAGTTGTCGCTGGAAGACTCGTTGGCCGCCTTCGAGCAAGGTATCGCCCTGACCCGCGATTGCCAGGGCGCCCTGGCCCAGGCCGAGCAGAAAGTGCAGATACTGCTGGAGCGTGACGGCGAGCTAGCCGCTCAGCCCTTCGATGCGGAGCCAGAGGCATGA
- the ribB gene encoding 3,4-dihydroxy-2-butanone-4-phosphate synthase, which produces MSPMHHQQFPNVSAAIAAFQAGRPVLLLDDDDREDEADIVAAAENLSLQTMALMIRDCSGIVCLCLDEATVDALQLAPMVPNNQARHGTGFTVTIEAAEGVSTGVSAQDRITTIEAALRSTAQQRHIVSPGHVFPLRARDGGVLTRRGHTEGSVDLARLAGLRPAAVLCELMNPDGSMARGEQVAVYARQYNLPVLTIAELARCREAMVELEAVPA; this is translated from the coding sequence ATGTCCCCCATGCATCACCAGCAATTCCCCAATGTGTCCGCTGCCATCGCCGCCTTCCAGGCCGGCCGCCCCGTGCTGCTGCTCGACGATGACGACCGCGAGGACGAAGCGGACATCGTTGCCGCCGCCGAAAACCTGTCGTTGCAGACCATGGCCCTGATGATTCGCGATTGCAGCGGCATCGTCTGCCTGTGCCTGGACGAAGCCACCGTCGATGCCCTGCAACTGGCACCGATGGTGCCGAACAACCAGGCTCGCCATGGCACCGGCTTCACCGTGACCATCGAAGCGGCAGAAGGTGTGAGCACCGGCGTTAGCGCCCAGGACCGCATCACCACCATCGAAGCAGCGCTGCGCTCGACGGCGCAGCAACGGCACATCGTCAGCCCCGGCCACGTGTTCCCGCTGCGGGCGCGTGATGGTGGGGTGCTGACCCGTCGCGGCCATACCGAAGGCTCGGTGGACCTGGCTCGCCTGGCGGGCCTGCGCCCGGCAGCGGTGCTATGCGAGCTGATGAACCCCGACGGCAGCATGGCCCGCGGCGAGCAGGTGGCGGTGTATGCTCGCCAGTACAATCTGCCGGTGCTGACCATCGCAGAGCTGGCACGCTGCCGTGAGGCGATGGTAGAGCTGGAAGCTGTGCCAGCCTGA
- a CDS encoding alpha/beta hydrolase translates to MSKITLSLALALALAAPLALAQPQREQKMDTSLLQRQDLAYRFSHLDLDSADGQRHYRLWVGKPDRPAPAAGYPVLWMLDGNAALGALDSVQLGKLAAGQAPLLVAVGYQTEQRIERTGRTYDYTPAIAGLAEQRDPLTRLPSGGVDAFLDLLTERMRPMVASLAPIDPQRQTLWGHSYGGLAVLYALFTRPGAFSHYAAASPSLWWHDGAIVRQAQRLQARLGDNRPTLLLMRGSEEPMSPRAPVQGDVERPTRELAAYLAKVPGLQVRFERIEGVGHGPMLPASLQEVIEDMSR, encoded by the coding sequence ATGAGCAAGATCACCCTGTCCCTGGCATTGGCGTTGGCCCTTGCGGCCCCGCTTGCCCTGGCGCAGCCGCAACGCGAGCAGAAGATGGACACTTCACTGCTGCAGCGCCAAGACCTGGCCTATCGTTTCAGCCACCTCGACCTGGACTCGGCCGATGGCCAGCGCCATTACCGCTTGTGGGTCGGCAAGCCTGATCGCCCGGCGCCCGCCGCAGGTTATCCGGTGCTGTGGATGCTCGACGGCAATGCCGCCCTCGGTGCCCTGGACAGTGTGCAACTGGGCAAACTCGCAGCGGGGCAGGCACCACTGCTGGTGGCGGTGGGGTATCAGACCGAGCAGCGCATCGAGCGAACCGGGCGTACCTACGACTACACACCGGCAATTGCTGGGCTTGCAGAACAGCGCGACCCGCTGACCCGCCTGCCCAGCGGTGGCGTGGATGCATTCTTGGACTTGCTCACCGAGCGCATGCGGCCGATGGTAGCCAGCCTGGCGCCCATCGACCCGCAGCGGCAGACGCTGTGGGGGCACTCGTATGGCGGCTTGGCAGTGTTGTACGCGCTATTCACTCGGCCCGGAGCGTTCAGCCACTACGCGGCAGCCAGCCCGTCGTTGTGGTGGCACGACGGGGCAATTGTTCGCCAAGCGCAGAGATTGCAGGCGCGCTTGGGTGATAACCGCCCGACGCTATTGCTGATGCGGGGTAGCGAGGAGCCGATGAGCCCGCGGGCTCCGGTGCAAGGCGATGTAGAGCGGCCGACGCGGGAGCTGGCGGCTTACCTGGCCAAGGTGCCGGGGTTGCAGGTGCGTTTCGAGCGGATCGAGGGGGTGGGGCACGGGCCGATGCTGCCAGCTTCATTGCAAGAAGTAATTGAGGATATGTCTCGCTAG
- a CDS encoding sensor histidine kinase, whose translation MRRHPLLWKLAALQVSFCLLLTWLIWTWGLSVERSTYFLSQADQEYLARYAQQAEQAWQQGGAAGAEAFRRKLQHAENTWAVLIGPHLQSLGTAPLNADEASRLTFMRKLDWPMSRRLQDELPYVSIEFPQHPEHGRLVLQLPERLLPTGLTPWTHLITHGVAPTLLALLLGLAIYRHLVVPLNRLRDRADALRADDLDSPGLPLQDRRDELGELAQAFEHMAGRLRQSLEQQRLLLRTLSHELRTPLARLRIAHDSDLPPAQLRARLGHEVDDMQKLLEDTLDLAWMDTEQPQLRTEPVLVVSVWEALCQDACFESGWDRARLPCSLGIECVVQAHLDSLAQALENLIRNAIRHSPADGRVSLDGWREGDHWHLRLSDQGSGVPHAELERIFKPYQRLPNSGAGFGLGLAIARRAVELQGGKLWASNGHPGLCLHLLLPVAQECLES comes from the coding sequence ATGCGCCGCCATCCCCTGCTGTGGAAACTGGCCGCGCTGCAAGTCAGCTTCTGCCTGCTGCTGACCTGGCTGATCTGGACCTGGGGCCTGTCGGTGGAGCGCAGCACTTATTTTCTATCCCAGGCCGACCAGGAATATCTGGCGCGCTATGCGCAGCAGGCTGAACAGGCCTGGCAGCAAGGCGGTGCGGCCGGCGCCGAAGCCTTTCGCAGAAAACTGCAGCACGCCGAGAACACCTGGGCGGTATTGATCGGGCCGCACCTGCAAAGCCTCGGCACCGCGCCGCTGAATGCCGACGAGGCCAGCCGCCTGACCTTCATGCGCAAACTCGACTGGCCGATGAGCCGGCGCCTGCAGGATGAGCTGCCCTACGTCAGCATCGAGTTCCCGCAGCACCCAGAACACGGCCGGCTGGTGTTGCAGCTGCCCGAGCGCCTGCTACCCACCGGCCTGACCCCCTGGACCCACCTCATCACTCACGGCGTTGCACCCACACTGCTGGCGCTGTTACTTGGCCTGGCGATCTATCGGCACCTGGTGGTACCGCTCAACCGCCTGCGCGACCGCGCCGACGCTTTGCGCGCGGACGACCTGGACAGCCCTGGCCTACCCCTGCAGGATCGCCGCGATGAGTTGGGCGAACTGGCGCAGGCCTTCGAACACATGGCCGGGCGCCTGCGCCAAAGCCTGGAGCAGCAACGCCTGCTGCTGCGTACTTTGTCTCACGAACTGCGCACACCCCTGGCGCGGCTGCGCATCGCCCATGACAGCGACTTGCCGCCCGCCCAGTTGCGCGCGCGCCTGGGGCACGAGGTCGATGACATGCAGAAGCTGCTCGAGGACACCCTGGACCTCGCCTGGATGGACACCGAGCAGCCGCAGTTACGCACCGAACCGGTGCTGGTGGTGTCCGTGTGGGAAGCGTTATGCCAGGACGCCTGCTTCGAGAGCGGCTGGGACCGTGCACGGCTGCCCTGCTCGCTCGGCATCGAATGCGTGGTGCAGGCGCATCTGGACAGCCTGGCCCAGGCGCTGGAAAACCTCATACGCAATGCCATCCGCCATTCGCCTGCCGATGGCCGGGTCAGCCTCGATGGCTGGCGTGAGGGCGACCACTGGCATCTGCGCCTGAGTGACCAGGGCTCCGGCGTGCCTCACGCTGAACTCGAACGCATCTTCAAGCCCTACCAGCGCTTGCCCAACAGCGGCGCAGGTTTCGGCCTGGGGTTGGCCATCGCCCGCCGCGCGGTCGAACTGCAAGGCGGCAAGCTGTGGGCCAGCAATGGTCATCCCGGGCTTTGCCTGCACCTGTTGCTGCCTGTTGCCCAGGAATGTTTAGAAAGTTAA
- a CDS encoding response regulator transcription factor: MPTSLLLVEDDPRLREDLQRHFLNRGFVVNACATGPQALNAVQHNGFDLVLLDIMLPGLDGLSLLDELRRQQAVPVMLMSALGAEQDRISGFTRGADDYLPKPFSLAELDARVDALMRRVAFDRRPAAPIETGKVMLDQDHQDVIHHGKAAGLTASEFRLLATLSAHPGEALSKAFLYQTVLHRAYTRLDRGLDVHVCNLRRKLADIGAQHVQIQAVRGQGYILVDTENL; encoded by the coding sequence ATGCCAACCTCACTCCTGCTCGTCGAAGATGACCCACGCCTGCGTGAGGACCTCCAGCGCCACTTCCTCAACCGGGGCTTTGTGGTCAACGCCTGCGCCACCGGCCCTCAGGCGTTGAACGCGGTGCAACACAATGGCTTCGATCTGGTGTTGCTGGACATCATGCTGCCAGGCCTGGACGGCCTTAGCCTGCTCGACGAGTTGCGCCGCCAGCAGGCAGTTCCGGTGATGCTGATGTCGGCGCTGGGGGCCGAGCAGGACCGCATCAGTGGCTTTACCCGCGGGGCCGACGACTACCTGCCCAAGCCCTTCAGCCTGGCGGAGCTGGACGCGCGGGTCGATGCTCTGATGCGCCGGGTGGCCTTTGACCGCAGGCCGGCGGCACCAATCGAAACCGGCAAGGTAATGCTCGACCAGGACCATCAGGATGTCATTCACCACGGCAAGGCTGCCGGCCTCACTGCCTCTGAGTTTCGCTTGCTGGCCACCTTGAGCGCCCACCCCGGCGAGGCCTTGAGCAAAGCATTCCTCTACCAGACCGTATTGCACCGCGCCTACACCCGCCTGGACCGTGGGCTGGACGTGCATGTGTGCAACCTGCGCCGCAAGCTGGCCGATATCGGTGCCCAGCATGTGCAGATACAGGCCGTACGTGGCCAAGGGTACATCCTGGTCGACACGGAAAACTTGTGA